The sequence TGCCCACCTCACTCGTTGTGGCCCTGTAACCATCGTCTGCACTATCTTCTACACTGATCCCATCTAAGCTTACATCAGTAGCATTTAAAGCAGAAATAGCAAAACAAAGCACCGCACTAATGCGAAATTTATTCATTTATCATCCCTTAAAAAATTTTTAATATTATAAAAATAGTTATCATTATATAAAAATATATTTTAAATTTTTGTGAAAAGAATTTACGAAAAATTTATATTTTAATAACATTACAAATAAAACATTTGAAAAAATTAAACATGGATCAGAAAACAGATTTTTACTATTCTTTTCATAGCTAGCGATAAAGCTTTTATTAAAACATTTTTGCAACATTTCTGATATAATCCCCACATGAAGTACGTACATTTAGTTCAAATAGCAAGTTATTTATCAAATTTTACAAAGATAAACCAAGCAAAACGCATTAATGATATGGCTATTTTGATCGAATTTAATGGCGAGAAGATCATCTTTGATCTAAACAAATCAAACTCCGCTATCTACAAAGATGACGAGCTAAAAGAAGCAAAAATTTATCAAGCACCTTTTGATAATGTGCTAAAAAAGCGCTTTAATGCCTCGCATATAAAAAGCGTTGAGTGCTTGAAAGATAATAGAATTTTAAAATTTATCTGCACGCAAAGCGGCTCATATAAAAGTGAAAATTTTGTGCTTTATCTTGAATTTACTGGGCGCTTTACAAATGCCGTAATAACCGATGAAAACAACGTAATAATCGAGGCACTAAGGCACATCGATAATAGCTATCGCAAAATAGAAACTGGCGAAGTTTTAAGAGAGCTTCCAGCAATTGCTATCAAAGAAAAATCGTGCGAGCCCATAACTGACTTTGAGGTGTTTTTTAAGAGCGAAGCGGTCAGAGTAAATGAGTCCAGGATGGCCGCGCTAAAAGAGGCAAAGCTCGCAAGCGTGCAAAAAAAGATAGATGGCATGAGTGAAATTTTAAACTCGCTTGAAGACAAAGATGAGCTGATAAAAAAGAGCAAGGAATGTGCAAACTATGGCACGCTTTTGCTTGCAAATTTGGGAAATTTTAAGGGCTATGAGAGAGAAATTTGCCTAAAAGATTTTGATGGCAAC is a genomic window of Campylobacter concisus containing:
- a CDS encoding NFACT RNA binding domain-containing protein; its protein translation is MKYVHLVQIASYLSNFTKINQAKRINDMAILIEFNGEKIIFDLNKSNSAIYKDDELKEAKIYQAPFDNVLKKRFNASHIKSVECLKDNRILKFICTQSGSYKSENFVLYLEFTGRFTNAVITDENNVIIEALRHIDNSYRKIETGEVLRELPAIAIKEKSCEPITDFEVFFKSEAVRVNESRMAALKEAKLASVQKKIDGMSEILNSLEDKDELIKKSKECANYGTLLLANLGNFKGYEREICLKDFDGNEIKLTLGDTPKNSANEFYTRSKKFRAKAIGVDIEKRNLKEKIKFFEGLKSLLKEASSLYELEILSPKNKAKQRERHVKDVSENAEIFYVREFKILVGRNEKGNINLLDLAKKDDIWLHLKDSPSAHVIIKTNKSRVPEDVLEMAAKFCVEFSVKGAGRYEVDYTKRENLKRENGANVTYTNYKTIIINKG